In a genomic window of Rhinopithecus roxellana isolate Shanxi Qingling chromosome 2, ASM756505v1, whole genome shotgun sequence:
- the LOC115894285 gene encoding putative uncharacterized protein FLJ13197 has translation MKPDWPRRGAAGAGVRSRGEGDGTYFARRSAGRRRREIKAPIRAAWSPPSAAMSGLQSGRRWRRRRPQETGTGARAAGALAALRLGPWLRAAPLLAPLWLLAPTPGSHMTPAPLALRASRGWRGK, from the coding sequence atgaaaccaGACTGGCCGAGGAGGGGGGCGGCAGGGGCCGGGGTGCGGAGCAGAGGTGAGGGAGACGGGACTTACTTTGCGAGGCGCAGTGCGGGGCGCCGCCGACGAGAAATAAAGGCCCCGATCCGGGCTGCCTGGAGCCCCCCGAGCGCAGCAATGTCAGGGCTCCAGTCCGGACGGCgttggcggcggcggcggccgcagGAGACTGGGACGGGCGCGCGTGCGGCGGGCGCTCTCGCTGCGCTCCGGCTCGGGCCCTGGCTCCGCGCGGCTCCGCTCCTGGCTCCCCTCTGGCTCCTGGCACCAACTCCGGGCAGTCACATGACGCCGGCGCCGCTCGCTCTGCGAGCCTCCCGGGGCTGGCGGGGTAAGTAG